TGCCACTGGAATACAGTGCGGGTCAGGTTACGGCTCGGCTTGACTTTAACCGGGCGTATTTTCCGGCGTGTGCCTTTGCGGACGGCTACAGTTGTCCCCGGCCACCGCAGGAGCATGTCTTTCCCATCCCCGTGCGGGTAGGCGAACGGCTGGCCAAGTAACGCAGCTTAGAGGCTGCCTTCGGAAAATCGCGGGGGTGGGCGGCACCTCCACGGGTTGTCTGCGAGCAGACGGGTACAGCTCCGCAGGAGAGCAGGTAGACATAGACTGGCTTGGACCTCACACCCATGTTCCGGATCACCTCTAGTGGGCGGCGACGGCATAGTAAAAATCCTCTACTCCCTGTGCCCGCAACGCATCACGGCAGGCAAGCAGGGTAGATCCGGTCGTCAGAACATCGTCTACCAGCAGCACCGCACCTTCCGACAGCTGTGAAGCGTCCGCGACAAAGGCCCCCGAAACATTTTGCCGCCGCTGGTCGCCGCTCAGCTTGGCCTGTTGCTGGGTGCGCCGGACCCGCTGCAGTGCTTGGGGGGCGTAAGGAACTTGCAGGGTGTCGGCAATAGCTTCGGCCAGGAGTGCCGCCTGATTGAAGCCACGTTCGCGCTCGCGCAGAGGGTGCAGGGGAACCGGCACCACGCCGACGATCTGCCAAGCGTTCGGGATGGCGGAGGCCAAGGCTGTCCCTAATACCTCGGCCACTTCCCGTGCCTGGCCGTATTTGAGGGCGCGAACGGTTCGGCGCACTGGCCCCTGATAGCGGCCCAGGCTGACCAGATGGGGCACCGGACCGGGCGACAGCAGTGAGTACCGCTCGGTGT
The sequence above is a segment of the Deinococcus radiophilus genome. Coding sequences within it:
- a CDS encoding ComF family protein — its product is MALREQLGALLRLALPRACPGCGAQLGSEAGLCIRCRSQLRPHTERYSLLSPGPVPHLVSLGRYQGPVRRTVRALKYGQAREVAEVLGTALASAIPNAWQIVGVVPVPLHPLRERERGFNQAALLAEAIADTLQVPYAPQALQRVRRTQQQAKLSGDQRRQNVSGAFVADASQLSEGAVLLVDDVLTTGSTLLACRDALRAQGVEDFYYAVAAH